Proteins from a single region of Nitrospinaceae bacterium:
- a CDS encoding Gfo/Idh/MocA family oxidoreductase encodes MGIKGLTKNPIGLAIVGCGRVGQIRGRCAAEYPGVEWIGCCDIDEGRAKAVAEELGADFYCTDYKELLGRSEVNAAVLATDENEHAGTLWAAIEHGHSILVEKPLATNVVESAGIVEAADKAGVDLLVGYTQRFRRRWLTAREQVAQGMLGDITSATTRAFLNGLTGPTRLEANEDRSRLTPMVVSGTHALDVIFWVLGEGKKPAEVYARSVDKSFAGLGTQDSTFSIFTFDDGTLWSMSCCWALPKVWPASTYSLEIGIVGTEGVLTIDDTHRDMVMASEKPWQSHRGSSDQKNVTFLCSYPPGDMSNGQFWGPMREESNAWLARLYTGVDTPHATGAEGHRNLMMTMACDLSAKRKKPLSLPISPEEIEAEL; translated from the coding sequence ATGGGCATCAAGGGGCTGACAAAGAATCCTATCGGCTTGGCGATTGTCGGCTGCGGTCGTGTGGGGCAGATTCGTGGACGTTGCGCGGCAGAATATCCAGGAGTCGAGTGGATAGGCTGCTGCGACATAGACGAGGGGCGCGCCAAGGCGGTTGCCGAGGAGCTGGGAGCCGATTTTTATTGCACCGACTATAAGGAGCTTCTGGGGCGCTCGGAGGTCAACGCCGCTGTACTTGCAACAGATGAGAACGAGCACGCGGGAACCCTATGGGCGGCCATCGAGCACGGCCACAGCATCCTCGTGGAAAAACCGCTGGCGACCAACGTGGTCGAGTCCGCGGGGATAGTCGAGGCCGCCGATAAGGCCGGCGTCGATCTCCTTGTGGGCTACACACAGCGTTTCCGTCGCCGCTGGCTGACCGCCCGCGAGCAGGTCGCCCAGGGCATGTTGGGCGATATTACCTCGGCCACGACCCGCGCTTTTTTAAACGGGTTGACGGGTCCCACCCGCCTCGAGGCCAACGAGGACCGCTCGAGGCTCACGCCGATGGTGGTCTCGGGCACCCATGCGCTGGACGTAATTTTCTGGGTGCTTGGTGAGGGGAAAAAGCCTGCCGAGGTCTATGCCCGCTCGGTCGATAAATCCTTCGCCGGCTTGGGCACCCAGGATTCGACCTTCAGCATATTTACCTTCGATGACGGGACCCTCTGGAGTATGTCCTGTTGCTGGGCGCTGCCTAAAGTCTGGCCTGCCTCGACCTACAGCCTTGAAATCGGGATTGTCGGGACCGAGGGCGTGTTAACCATCGACGACACCCACCGGGATATGGTGATGGCCTCCGAAAAACCATGGCAGAGTCATCGCGGCAGCAGCGACCAGAAGAACGTGACGTTCTTGTGCAGCTATCCGCCGGGCGATATGTCCAATGGTCAATTCTGGGGTCCCATGCGCGAGGAATCGAACGCCTGGCTCGCGCGGCTCTATACCGGTGTGGACACCCCCCACGCCACCGGAGCGGAAGGTCATCGCAATTTGATGATGACAATGGCCTGCGATCTTTCGGCGAAGCGGAAGAAGCCATTGTCGCTCCCCATTTCTCCCGAGGAGATCGAAGCGGAGCTTTAG
- a CDS encoding carboxymuconolactone decarboxylase family protein gives MLGRALGITDEMVEAIGSDNYMDSPLLTDREKATVLWAEHVTLNTAKHRDDIAAEVQKHFSDQEFVELTFVTSYFNMRNRYHDSLQLPLDEVEVAGDISRLRPDPDKLKSFLQNILDNWPDKFPEPND, from the coding sequence ATGCTCGGCCGGGCGCTGGGCATCACCGATGAAATGGTCGAGGCCATTGGTTCCGATAACTATATGGACTCGCCCCTGCTCACTGATCGTGAAAAGGCCACCGTCCTATGGGCCGAACACGTCACCCTCAACACAGCCAAACACCGCGACGACATCGCCGCCGAGGTGCAAAAACATTTCTCCGACCAAGAGTTTGTCGAGCTCACCTTCGTGACCAGCTACTTCAACATGCGTAACCGCTACCACGATTCGCTCCAGCTACCCCTCGATGAGGTCGAAGTTGCCGGGGACATCAGTCGCCTCCGGCCGGATCCAGACAAACTCAAATCATTTCTGCAAAATATTCTCGACAACTGGCCCGACAAATTCCCCGAGCCAAACGATTAA
- a CDS encoding amidohydrolase → MIIDHHAHIVPEGILEDLRAGKYAPILRIEQGEKWETLVREDELSSKVRQTQNRIPPEAVDPEIRLSDMKKMDIDHQVLSAITGMTFYPLEAGMAGEIAASQNEGLAALVDKYPDKFSCIAAVPLQDPPAAAAELDRAVKLGHKGVKIGTNIRGENLDDPALDVFWDKVVSLDVPILLHPGDIIGRENRMKDYYLHNLISNPLDTTIAAACLMFGGVFDRFPNLKIILAHLGGFTPWIRGRWDHGWEVRGEPRAKGAKSPDEYLSKFYYDTVIHNADCLEFAVKTIGADQILYGTDAPWDVGDLGPAREVPGLSGLSPEDQEKILSGNAKKLFKI, encoded by the coding sequence TTGATCATCGACCATCACGCACACATCGTCCCGGAAGGGATTCTGGAAGACCTTCGCGCCGGAAAATACGCACCCATCCTACGCATCGAGCAGGGCGAGAAATGGGAAACCCTCGTCCGCGAAGATGAACTCTCCAGCAAGGTTCGCCAGACCCAGAATCGCATCCCGCCCGAGGCAGTCGATCCCGAGATTCGCCTCTCGGACATGAAAAAGATGGACATCGACCACCAGGTTCTCTCGGCCATTACCGGAATGACATTTTATCCTTTAGAGGCCGGAATGGCGGGAGAGATCGCCGCCTCGCAGAATGAGGGCCTCGCCGCCCTTGTCGATAAATACCCCGACAAGTTCAGCTGTATCGCCGCCGTCCCGCTGCAAGACCCGCCCGCCGCCGCCGCCGAGCTTGATCGCGCGGTAAAACTTGGCCACAAGGGCGTAAAAATTGGCACGAACATCCGGGGGGAAAACCTCGACGATCCGGCGCTGGATGTTTTCTGGGACAAGGTAGTCTCACTCGACGTTCCGATTCTGCTTCATCCGGGCGACATCATTGGCCGGGAAAATCGGATGAAGGACTACTACCTCCACAACCTAATCTCGAACCCGCTCGACACCACCATCGCCGCCGCCTGCCTGATGTTCGGCGGGGTTTTTGACCGGTTTCCGAATCTCAAGATCATTCTTGCCCATCTGGGCGGCTTCACCCCGTGGATCAGGGGCCGCTGGGATCACGGATGGGAAGTGCGCGGGGAGCCGAGGGCCAAAGGCGCTAAATCGCCCGATGAATATCTATCGAAATTTTATTACGACACCGTGATTCACAATGCCGATTGCCTGGAGTTTGCCGTCAAAACCATTGGCGCGGATCAGATACTCTACGGCACCGACGCCCCCTGGGACGTGGGCGACCTGGGCCCCGCGCGGGAGGTTCCCGGCCTCTCGGGCCTCTCCCCAGAAGATCAGGAGAAAATCCTCTCGGGCAACGCGAAGAAGCTTTTTAAGATTTAG
- a CDS encoding DMT family transporter — translation MNETALAGMFSIFTAMSTGTFSVIVRRGGHHANAVTGVLIGLMVTVPPLAALCWALWEPGWWNPRVWVLLAAGGLLGPAIARVLYFSAIHHLGVARAMPLLSTMPLFAAIFGVGMLGERPGPFIWAGTFLIVLGCIVITHKKAGDKSWSRGHLWIPILGVMMFSTSLVFRKAGVEMVGSPLMAITVMSASGMVFLALLARLLPAGQRPQLDRPEAWRFYTASGAINALAMFFLFVGLSYGDLTIVTPLSATAPLFSLLLSRFVLKEDERVTFIIVAGTLLIVLGVGIISWRIF, via the coding sequence ATGAACGAGACGGCGCTGGCGGGGATGTTCTCGATCTTCACGGCGATGTCCACGGGAACGTTCTCGGTAATCGTGCGGCGGGGGGGCCACCACGCCAACGCGGTCACGGGTGTTTTGATCGGGCTTATGGTGACGGTGCCGCCGCTGGCGGCGCTGTGTTGGGCGCTCTGGGAGCCCGGCTGGTGGAACCCGAGGGTGTGGGTGCTCCTCGCGGCGGGGGGATTGCTGGGCCCGGCCATCGCGCGGGTGCTCTACTTCTCGGCGATTCACCACCTGGGGGTGGCGCGGGCGATGCCGCTGCTCTCGACGATGCCCCTATTCGCGGCGATCTTCGGGGTGGGGATGCTGGGCGAGCGGCCCGGGCCGTTTATCTGGGCGGGCACGTTTCTCATCGTGCTGGGCTGCATTGTCATCACCCACAAAAAGGCAGGCGATAAAAGCTGGAGCCGGGGCCACCTGTGGATTCCGATTCTGGGGGTGATGATGTTCTCGACCTCCCTCGTTTTCCGCAAAGCGGGGGTCGAGATGGTGGGCTCGCCCCTGATGGCGATCACGGTGATGAGCGCCTCGGGGATGGTGTTTCTCGCCCTGCTCGCGCGGCTATTGCCCGCCGGCCAGCGGCCTCAGCTCGACCGCCCGGAGGCCTGGCGCTTTTACACGGCGAGCGGGGCGATTAACGCGCTCGCGATGTTTTTTCTTTTTGTCGGGCTCAGCTACGGGGATCTGACCATCGTGACCCCGCTCTCGGCGACGGCGCCGCTGTTTTCATTGCTGCTGAGCCGGTTTGTGCTCAAGGAGGACGAGCGCGTGACGTTCATCATCGTCGCGGGCACCTTGCTCATCGTCCTCGGAGTGGGAATCATCTCCTGGCGCATTTTCTAG
- a CDS encoding aminopeptidase P family protein, with protein sequence MAECPNYFWPWFSEEEYQRRYTLIREGMAAEGLDCLLVYGVSRGMGMEPGQTNLVYLTSVASWSQTYLVFPLNEDPTMFIMSSNQVKNIRDNSVIKDVRPGGMFTRTGGMGGSAGPVAERLKELGLENKRIGIVGDTGWLNINLPHEAHVLITGALPTAEFEVVTNWYENLRLPKSEEEIERMRRSAAVTDAVYDVMVTAARPGVRPCDLYKLMGQTALGMDARLTLGHVGRTPMSDPDMDYPHYYPLTTPIEMGDVVMTEVSAGIGGYYGKIWGTFFMGDPTPEYEKLFQLGTKTSHDLHAAIKPGVRVGDLTSICLDDTQKAGYKAKTSITGWSTWNEPPDVRGAGDTVTDPDFVFRRNTCLSVTGWPSTEDEKMGIWLGDVCLVTDNGAENFQKYPIREIHVVK encoded by the coding sequence ATGGCCGAGTGTCCAAATTATTTTTGGCCCTGGTTTTCCGAGGAAGAATATCAAAGACGCTACACGCTCATCCGTGAGGGCATGGCGGCTGAGGGTCTTGACTGCCTCCTCGTCTACGGCGTCAGTCGGGGTATGGGCATGGAGCCCGGCCAGACGAACCTAGTCTACCTCACCAGTGTGGCCTCGTGGAGCCAGACCTACCTCGTATTTCCCCTAAACGAGGACCCGACCATGTTTATCATGAGTTCGAACCAGGTCAAAAATATTCGTGACAACTCGGTCATAAAGGACGTCAGGCCCGGCGGCATGTTCACGCGCACAGGCGGCATGGGCGGTTCCGCGGGCCCGGTGGCCGAGCGCCTCAAAGAACTCGGGCTTGAAAATAAGCGTATCGGAATCGTCGGCGACACGGGCTGGCTGAATATCAATTTGCCCCACGAGGCGCATGTGCTCATCACTGGGGCACTTCCCACAGCCGAATTCGAGGTTGTTACCAATTGGTATGAGAACCTTCGCCTGCCGAAGAGCGAGGAGGAAATCGAGCGCATGCGCCGGTCGGCGGCCGTCACCGACGCCGTCTACGATGTCATGGTGACGGCGGCGCGCCCGGGAGTTCGTCCCTGCGATCTGTATAAACTCATGGGCCAAACCGCGCTGGGCATGGACGCCCGGCTGACGCTGGGCCACGTGGGCCGCACCCCGATGAGCGATCCCGACATGGATTACCCTCATTACTATCCACTCACCACGCCCATCGAAATGGGCGATGTGGTGATGACAGAAGTATCGGCGGGCATCGGCGGCTACTACGGAAAAATTTGGGGGACTTTCTTCATGGGCGACCCCACCCCTGAGTACGAAAAACTTTTTCAACTAGGGACCAAGACCAGTCACGATCTTCATGCGGCCATCAAGCCGGGGGTCCGGGTCGGGGATCTCACATCAATTTGTCTAGACGACACCCAAAAGGCGGGCTACAAGGCCAAGACCAGCATTACCGGCTGGTCCACCTGGAACGAGCCCCCCGATGTGCGGGGCGCGGGGGACACCGTGACGGACCCCGATTTCGTATTCCGGAGAAATACCTGTCTCAGCGTGACGGGCTGGCCCTCGACGGAGGATGAGAAAATGGGCATCTGGCTAGGGGACGTCTGCCTCGTCACTGATAATGGTGCCGAGAATTTTCAGAAATACCCGATACGAGAGATTCACGTTGTGAAGTGA
- a CDS encoding sulfatase-like hydrolase/transferase, with amino-acid sequence MILEPMNLLFIMSDEHSVKASGCYGHPIVKTPNIDRLAASGTRFENAYTNCPICTPARAGFATGRYIHEIGNWDNAHPYMGEVPSWGHRLQDNDVPVISIGKLHYRNTEDPTGFDEQVVPMHVREGVGSLPGSVRDPLPVQGAKALAREIGGGPTSYSNYDLDIVEKSCHWLENVAPTQTDRPWMTFVSMVSPHFPMKAPQEFYDMYPVDEIPMPKMHPAREGERHPWVDAFRNCIDSDYYFDDEKRRIAIASYFGLCTFLDHNIGLVLDSLEKSGQADNTRIVYVSDHGENLGARGTWGKGTMYEESAAIPLILSGPDVPEGKVVSTPVSLADFYPTILEAVGVELDDYDTSLPGESLYGFVQGPDNPDRVVFSEYHAAGADTGSFMIRRGKFKFNYYVNYEPELFDLEADPEELNNLSSSPEHQATLKEMEAELREILDPEEVDQQAKADQAALVERHGGRDAIMNQPAGATPTPERASGNN; translated from the coding sequence ATTATTTTGGAGCCAATGAATCTGCTCTTCATCATGTCGGATGAGCACAGCGTCAAGGCGTCGGGCTGCTACGGTCATCCGATCGTGAAAACGCCGAACATCGACCGGCTAGCTGCCTCGGGCACTCGCTTTGAGAACGCCTACACGAACTGTCCCATTTGCACGCCGGCGCGCGCCGGATTCGCTACCGGGCGCTACATCCACGAAATTGGAAACTGGGACAACGCGCATCCCTATATGGGAGAGGTGCCAAGCTGGGGGCACCGTCTTCAGGACAATGATGTTCCCGTCATATCCATCGGAAAGCTCCACTACCGCAACACCGAGGACCCCACGGGTTTCGATGAGCAGGTGGTGCCCATGCACGTGCGCGAGGGGGTGGGCAGCCTGCCGGGCTCGGTGCGTGACCCACTGCCGGTGCAGGGCGCCAAGGCGCTTGCCCGCGAGATTGGAGGCGGGCCAACGAGCTATTCGAACTACGATCTCGATATTGTAGAGAAATCCTGCCACTGGCTCGAGAACGTGGCGCCCACGCAAACAGACAGGCCCTGGATGACGTTCGTCTCGATGGTGAGCCCCCATTTTCCGATGAAGGCGCCGCAAGAGTTTTATGACATGTATCCGGTGGATGAGATTCCGATGCCCAAGATGCATCCGGCCAGGGAAGGCGAGCGCCACCCTTGGGTCGATGCGTTCAGAAATTGCATTGACTCAGACTATTACTTTGACGACGAAAAGCGCCGAATCGCCATCGCCTCATATTTTGGTCTCTGCACGTTCCTTGATCACAACATCGGCCTCGTGCTCGATAGCCTCGAAAAATCGGGTCAAGCAGATAACACCCGCATTGTCTACGTCTCGGATCACGGCGAGAATCTGGGCGCCCGGGGCACCTGGGGCAAGGGGACGATGTATGAGGAATCCGCCGCCATCCCGCTCATATTATCCGGGCCGGATGTTCCCGAGGGAAAGGTGGTTTCGACCCCGGTGTCACTCGCCGATTTTTATCCGACAATTCTTGAGGCGGTTGGGGTCGAACTCGATGATTATGACACCTCGCTTCCGGGTGAATCCCTTTACGGTTTCGTTCAAGGGCCCGATAACCCGGATCGGGTGGTCTTCAGCGAATACCATGCCGCCGGTGCCGATACCGGCTCATTTATGATTCGCCGCGGGAAGTTTAAATTTAATTACTATGTGAATTACGAGCCCGAGCTTTTTGATCTCGAGGCCGACCCCGAGGAGTTGAATAATCTCTCATCGAGCCCTGAGCATCAGGCGACGCTCAAGGAGATGGAGGCGGAACTCAGAGAAATTCTCGATCCCGAAGAGGTGGATCAGCAGGCGAAGGCGGACCAGGCGGCACTGGTCGAGCGGCATGGTGGCCGCGATGCCATCATGAACCAGCCCGCCGGCGCGACGCCGACCCCTGAGAGAGCTTCTGGCAACAATTAA